The following is a genomic window from Candidatus Zixiibacteriota bacterium.
ACCGTCACCGACACCATCGAAACCTTCGATTACGGAAAGTTCGTCCACATCATGGATATCGAAGGAAACAAGATCGAACTGTGGGAGCCCAACGATGTTGTGTATGAACAACTCGGTATCCAAATGGGCGCCAAAACGACGAAATGAAGTAGGTCCGAACCCCGGTTCGGACTTTCGCATCGCACCGTGCCG
Proteins encoded in this region:
- a CDS encoding VOC family protein, translating into TVTDTIETFDYGKFVHIMDIEGNKIELWEPNDVVYEQLGIQMGAKTTK